DNA from Dokdonella koreensis DS-123:
ATGGGTTTCTGCCTGTTCAACAACGTCGCCGTCGGCGCCGCCCATGCCATCGCCGCGCACGGCCTGCGGCGTGTCGCGATCGTCGACTTCGACGTCCACCACGGCAACGGCACGCAGGACATCTTCTGGACCGATCCCAACGTGCTGTACGCGTCGACCCACCAGTGGCCGCTGTACCCGCACACCGGGGCGAGCCGCGAGACCGGCGCCGGCAACATCTTCAACGTGCCGCTGGCGCCGGGCGCCGACTCGGCCGCGTTCCGCGCGGCGTTCGAGGACACGCTGCTGCCGGCGATCGACCGCTTCGCGCCGGAACTGCTGCTGATCTCGGCCGGCTTCGACGCGCACCGGCTCGACCCGCTGGCGAACCTGCGGCTGGACGAGACCGATTTCCGCTGGGTCACCGAGCGCCTGGTCGGGCTGGCCGAACGCCATGCCGAGGGCCGCGTCGTCTCCAGCCTGGAAGGCGGCTACAGCCTGACGGCGCTGCGCCTGTCGGCAGCCGCCCACGTCGCCGCCCTGCTCGACTGACCGCGCCGGCGCGCGGGCCGGGGTGCATCCAGGCTTGGATCGCCGGTTTCGGCTCGTTAAAGTCGCGCTCCCCGCCTTCCACGCCCCGGACCGATGAGCGCAGACGCCCGCCGCTACTTCGACCTGCCCTCGCCGTTCGCGATGAAACGCGGCGGCGCGCTGACCGGCGCGCGGCTCGCGTACGAGACCTGGGGCCGGCTCGACGCCGATCGCGCCAATGCGATCCTGATCCTGACCGGCCTGTCGCCGAGCGCCCATGCCGCCGCCAACGACGAAGACCCGAGTCCGGGCTGGTGGGAGGACATGCTCGGGCCGGGCAAGTACATCGACACCGATCGCTGGTTCGTCATCTGCGTCAACACGCTCGGCAGCTGCAAGGGCTCGACCGGGCCGGCGTCGATCGACCCCGCCAGCGGCAGCCCGTATCGCCTGGATTTCCCGGCGCTGACGCTGGAGGACGCCGCCAGCGCGGCCTTCGCGCTGGTGCGTGGCCTCGGCATCGACCGCCTCGCCTGCCTGCTCGGCAACTCGATGGGCGGCATGACCGCCCTGGCCTACCTGGTGCGGCATCCGGGCAGCGTCCACAGCCACATCAGCATCTCGACCGCGCCGCAGGCGCAGCCGTTCGCGATCGCGATCCGCTCGCTGCAGCGCGAGGCGATCCGCCTCGACCCGAACTGGAACGAAGGCAGCTACGACGAGGAGCGCTACCCGGAAGCGGGCATGAGCATCGCGCGCAAGCTCGGCGTGATCACCTACCGCTCGGCGATGGAATGGGTCGGCCGGTTCGCGCGCATCCGCCTGGAATCGGACCAGCGCGAGGACGAGCCATTCGGCGTCGAGTTCCAGATCGAGTCGTACCTGGCCGGCCACGCGCGCCGCTTCGTGCGCAGCTTCGACCCCAACTGCTACCTCTACCTCTCGCGCGCCAGCGACTGGTTCGACCTGGCCGAGTACGGCGGCAGCGTGCGCGAGGGCCTGGCGCGCATCGCGGTGGAGCGCGCGCTGGTGATCGGCGTGGAAACCGACATCCTGTTCCCGCTGACCCAGCAGCAGGAGATCGCCGACGGCCTGCAGGCGGCCGGCGCCGAGGTCGAGCTGGTCGCGCTCGACAGCCCGCAGGGGCACGATGCGTTCCTGGTGGACATCCCGCGCTTCGGCGCGGCGATCGCGGCTTTTCTCGGGCGCATGTAAACTAGCGTTATATCCATATAACGGAGCCTTCGATGCTTGCTCTCGAGTTCCCGGGCGCCCGCCGCTTCGTCGAGGCGATGGACGCGGCGGTACGGCACGAACGTACGACCGACATCACCGACCAGCTCCGCGACAGCCTCTGCCGGATCATCCACGACCCGGACATCCGCCTGCCCGACTGCGTGTTCCAGTCCGCCTCGGACCACTACGCGCGGCGCGAGCTGTACCGCAGCGACCAGCACGGCTACAGCGTCATCGCGATGACCTGGGGCCCCGGCCAGGGCACGCCGATCCACGACCATTCGGGCATGTGGTGCGTCGAAGGCGTCTGGTACGGCACGATCGAGATCACCCCGTACGAGCTGGTCGAGCAGCGTGACGGCCGCTACCGCTTCGAGCCGCGCGGCACGATGAACGCCGGCCCCGGCTCGGCCGGCAGCCTGATCCCGCCGCACGAGTACCACATGATCCGCAATCCCAGCAGCGACTCGATCGCGGTCAGCGTGCACATCTACCGCGGCGCGATGACCTCCTGCTCGGTCTTCCGCCCGGTCGCCGACGGCTGGTGCGAGCGCGACCAGCGCCAGCTGGCGCTCGACCGGACGCATTGACCGGCGGGTTTACCGTATACTCGCGCCGCCGTCGCGCGGCCCCGTGCCGCCGGCGTTTCGTTCAATGCCCGAGTGGTGGAATTGGTAGACGCAGAGGACTCAGACCAATTTGAGCCCTCCGGGGGAAACCCCTGAGGTGAAGCCCGTCAAACTCGGCGGAGGCCCTGGACGATGCGTCGTCCGCGCTGGTGCCGAGCCAAGCCCCACCCGCCGCAAGGCCCCGGGGAAGGTGTAGAGAGCAGACGGCGGGCACCTAAGGCTGCAAGGCTAGGGTGAAGGCGTGCTCCAGACCACGAACGGCATTCCGCGGAATGCCGGCGGCGAAAGCCGAAGTGGGAAGAAAATCCTCCGCCGCAAGGCTTGTCGGTTCGAGTCCGACCTCGGGCACCACCTCCGAACGCCCCGCCCCGCGCGGGGCGTTTCGTTTTCCGCCGCCGCTTGGCCGCCCTGCCCGCGCGAACCGGCGCTAGGCGCCGCCCGCCGCCCGCCGCGCCGCCGCCACCGCGTCGAGGCCGGCGAACACGAACTGCTTCATGTGCTCGGCCAGCTCCTGCGCCGGGCGCTTGAGCACGGCCTGGACCGGACCGGGCAGCACACGGTTGGCCACCAGCAGCATCACGCACGGCGCCATCAGGCTGATCATGCAGCGCGGCAGCGCCGGGTCGTCGGCCGGCAGCCCGGTGATCCGGCCGAGCACGCCGGCGATCAGCTCGAACTTCGGCAGCGCCTCGGCCTGCACCACGTCCGCCAGCAGCGGCGACGGCGCCAGCACCTCGCGTGCCCACAGCCGCGCGTGCCAGCCTTCCGCATCGACGACGTTCGCGACCAGTCCCTCGATCAGCCGCGCCAGCTTCTCGCGCGGCGGCAGCGGGCCGTCGGCCAGGCGCGCCAGGTCGTCCAGGCTCACCAGCCGCCGGTGCGTCTCGCGCAGCACCGCGGCGTAGAGCCCGTCGCGGCTGCCGAAGTGGTAGTTGACCGCCGCCATGTTGGTACGCGCCGCCTGGCAGATCGCCTTGCTGGTCGTGTCGGCATAGCC
Protein-coding regions in this window:
- a CDS encoding histone deacetylase family protein, whose amino-acid sequence is MTVALYTHRACLEHDPGSGHPESPARLAAVLEALAADRFALLDRIEAPRASREQLARVHRQSLIADVLDGDQGNPFRRLDPDTAMSAGSAEAALRAAGAVCAAVDMVIDGQHQRAFCAVRPPGHHATTQTAMGFCLFNNVAVGAAHAIAAHGLRRVAIVDFDVHHGNGTQDIFWTDPNVLYASTHQWPLYPHTGASRETGAGNIFNVPLAPGADSAAFRAAFEDTLLPAIDRFAPELLLISAGFDAHRLDPLANLRLDETDFRWVTERLVGLAERHAEGRVVSSLEGGYSLTALRLSAAAHVAALLD
- a CDS encoding cysteine dioxygenase family protein, which gives rise to MLALEFPGARRFVEAMDAAVRHERTTDITDQLRDSLCRIIHDPDIRLPDCVFQSASDHYARRELYRSDQHGYSVIAMTWGPGQGTPIHDHSGMWCVEGVWYGTIEITPYELVEQRDGRYRFEPRGTMNAGPGSAGSLIPPHEYHMIRNPSSDSIAVSVHIYRGAMTSCSVFRPVADGWCERDQRQLALDRTH
- the metX gene encoding homoserine O-acetyltransferase MetX translates to MSADARRYFDLPSPFAMKRGGALTGARLAYETWGRLDADRANAILILTGLSPSAHAAANDEDPSPGWWEDMLGPGKYIDTDRWFVICVNTLGSCKGSTGPASIDPASGSPYRLDFPALTLEDAASAAFALVRGLGIDRLACLLGNSMGGMTALAYLVRHPGSVHSHISISTAPQAQPFAIAIRSLQREAIRLDPNWNEGSYDEERYPEAGMSIARKLGVITYRSAMEWVGRFARIRLESDQREDEPFGVEFQIESYLAGHARRFVRSFDPNCYLYLSRASDWFDLAEYGGSVREGLARIAVERALVIGVETDILFPLTQQQEIADGLQAAGAEVELVALDSPQGHDAFLVDIPRFGAAIAAFLGRM
- a CDS encoding TetR/AcrR family transcriptional regulator, producing the protein MTSSSSAKAPSAKASAPPGRRPARRAPRTDGEATRLRILETAGRLFAERGYADTTSKAICQAARTNMAAVNYHFGSRDGLYAAVLRETHRRLVSLDDLARLADGPLPPREKLARLIEGLVANVVDAEGWHARLWAREVLAPSPLLADVVQAEALPKFELIAGVLGRITGLPADDPALPRCMISLMAPCVMLLVANRVLPGPVQAVLKRPAQELAEHMKQFVFAGLDAVAAARRAAGGA